In one window of Thermodesulfobacteriota bacterium DNA:
- a CDS encoding cobalamin-dependent protein (Presence of a B(12) (cobalamin)-binding domain implies dependence on cobalamin itself, in one of its several forms, or in some unusual lineages, dependence on a cobalamin-like analog.) yields the protein MTTPSIILDSLEKAVLSQDPDLVDEIFHDETVLEMNYEEMLDSLTRGLDEARKKLGDMSFSVGDFLLSVDAVRRGLAHLKGRNLPEGQKKKRAVTGVATGEVHNLGIHIISGIMEALGYEVKCLEQDTDADQFLKELKENNASFLGISSMMSTTLEGMRDIIVRCKREMPHVKIIVGGACMDERMAASMGADCFVKSAVDLPKTLEKLDVQETYTKRYMDYENKVQTTEYHVASAPDGEP from the coding sequence ATGACAACACCTTCAATAATACTTGATAGTCTGGAGAAAGCCGTATTATCGCAGGATCCGGATCTTGTCGATGAAATATTTCACGATGAAACCGTTTTGGAAATGAACTATGAAGAGATGCTGGATTCGCTTACCAGAGGGTTGGATGAAGCGCGTAAAAAACTGGGGGATATGTCCTTCAGCGTAGGCGACTTCCTTTTGTCTGTAGACGCTGTGCGGCGTGGCCTGGCGCACCTTAAAGGGCGGAATCTCCCGGAGGGTCAAAAGAAGAAACGGGCGGTAACGGGGGTTGCCACCGGGGAAGTTCATAATCTGGGCATTCATATCATTTCCGGCATTATGGAAGCATTGGGATACGAAGTTAAGTGTCTTGAACAGGACACGGATGCCGATCAGTTTCTAAAAGAATTAAAAGAAAACAACGCTTCTTTCCTCGGTATTTCATCCATGATGTCAACCACGCTTGAGGGAATGCGGGACATCATTGTCCGTTGTAAACGTGAAATGCCCCATGTGAAAATTATTGTCGGCGGTGCCTGTATGGATGAAAGGATGGCGGCGTCAATGGGCGCGGACTGTTTTGTGAAATCCGCGGTTGACCTTCCAAAGACATTGGAAAAACTGGACGTCCAGGAGACTTATACGAAGCGATACATGGATTATGAGAATAAAGTCCAGACAACCGAATATCATGTGGCATCAGCCCCGGACGGTGAACCGTAA
- a CDS encoding transglutaminase family protein, which translates to MTDSNKLKSKQFLAASKFCDYQEPVIQNLVGEIGGLSENPREKAINCFFYVRDEIVFGMDPWQIKASETLQKGYGMCSNKALLLVAQLRCLGIPSRLAWVPLNRHFLKPAWGFPWTYCLPRALKHVIAQVFLDQKWIALDLTLDKTTYERLYKPAGAKWGIDWNGEDDCLVFQDHLTGQVEPFSDIDSALLKDAGNWTPPALISQPFLKKMNRITWKKAGIVL; encoded by the coding sequence ATGACTGATTCAAATAAATTGAAATCCAAACAGTTCCTCGCCGCTTCAAAGTTTTGCGATTATCAAGAACCTGTTATTCAAAATCTTGTTGGAGAAATCGGCGGATTATCAGAAAATCCAAGGGAAAAAGCCATCAACTGTTTTTTTTACGTACGGGACGAAATTGTCTTTGGCATGGATCCCTGGCAGATAAAAGCTTCTGAAACATTGCAAAAAGGGTATGGCATGTGTTCCAACAAGGCGCTGTTGCTGGTGGCCCAACTGCGGTGTTTGGGTATTCCCTCACGCCTGGCATGGGTACCATTGAACAGACATTTTCTCAAACCGGCCTGGGGCTTTCCCTGGACCTATTGTCTGCCCCGGGCCCTGAAGCATGTTATTGCCCAGGTTTTTCTGGATCAGAAGTGGATCGCGCTGGACCTGACGCTTGATAAGACAACGTACGAAAGACTGTACAAGCCTGCCGGCGCTAAATGGGGCATTGACTGGAATGGTGAAGACGACTGTCTGGTATTCCAGGACCATCTGACTGGGCAGGTTGAGCCTTTTTCAGACATAGACAGCGCTCTGCTGAAGGACGCGGGCAACTGGACGCCGCCGGCTTTAATTTCTCAGCCTTTTTTGAAAAAGATGAACAGGATAACCTGGAAAAAGGCGGGAATAGTGCTTTAA
- a CDS encoding GMC family oxidoreductase, with amino-acid sequence MKNKNSKHYDAIVVGSGPGGATVAKALTEKNKNVLILERGGNAKINGSLTQMAMTGGIPGKHVMFTDRTFLAIIRGIVTGGSTIFYCASAFEPPYEMMESYGIDIRNEVEALKSEIPTGPLNDDLFGKGARRIMESAVELGYDWKKLNKFIYQEKCKTDCNKCSYGCPYGAKWTARNFVEKATDNGAELINGAKVNRVLFSGKKAVGVEFTIHCKTRKVFADKIIVSAGGTGTPVILQKSGLRNAGQDFFFDPLIMVFGTVDKLKSKGEVQMSAGAHMQEDGYMMVDLNFPLPIFAAQTAPKFKIHKAISHSDTLMIMIKIKDDLGGKIKPGGGIRKSLSKNDRLKLKSGYERAKIILENAGAKDVYSGWHMAAHPGGTAKINEVVDANLKTEYDNLYVCDCSVIPEPWGLPPTFTLLALGKRLASHLINGGARPVLS; translated from the coding sequence ATGAAAAACAAAAACAGTAAACATTATGATGCTATTGTTGTTGGGTCCGGCCCGGGTGGCGCGACCGTAGCGAAAGCGCTTACCGAGAAAAACAAAAATGTTTTGATCCTTGAAAGGGGAGGAAACGCAAAGATAAACGGCTCCCTGACGCAAATGGCAATGACCGGCGGAATCCCCGGTAAACACGTTATGTTTACCGACAGGACGTTTCTTGCCATTATCAGGGGCATCGTAACCGGTGGAAGTACCATTTTTTATTGCGCGTCCGCTTTTGAACCCCCATATGAAATGATGGAATCGTATGGAATCGATATCAGAAATGAGGTCGAGGCGCTGAAGTCTGAAATTCCCACCGGTCCGCTAAACGATGATTTGTTCGGCAAAGGGGCGCGAAGAATCATGGAATCCGCTGTAGAACTGGGATACGACTGGAAAAAGCTGAACAAGTTCATATACCAGGAAAAGTGCAAAACAGATTGCAATAAGTGCAGTTATGGCTGCCCCTACGGCGCGAAATGGACGGCTCGAAATTTTGTGGAAAAAGCCACGGACAATGGCGCTGAGTTGATTAACGGGGCCAAGGTAAACCGAGTCCTTTTCAGTGGTAAAAAAGCCGTTGGCGTAGAGTTTACAATACATTGTAAAACCCGCAAAGTTTTTGCCGATAAAATCATCGTATCGGCAGGCGGTACCGGCACTCCGGTTATTCTTCAAAAAAGCGGGCTTCGTAATGCGGGCCAAGATTTCTTTTTTGACCCGCTTATCATGGTGTTCGGTACGGTTGATAAACTGAAGTCAAAAGGAGAAGTGCAGATGTCGGCCGGCGCCCATATGCAAGAAGACGGCTATATGATGGTCGACCTGAACTTTCCTCTTCCGATTTTCGCGGCCCAAACCGCGCCGAAATTCAAAATACATAAAGCAATTTCCCATTCAGACACACTGATGATCATGATTAAAATTAAAGACGATCTGGGCGGAAAGATTAAACCGGGTGGAGGAATAAGAAAGTCGCTTTCGAAGAACGACAGGCTGAAATTAAAAAGCGGTTATGAAAGAGCCAAAATCATCCTGGAAAATGCCGGGGCCAAAGATGTCTACAGCGGATGGCATATGGCCGCCCATCCCGGCGGGACAGCGAAAATCAACGAGGTGGTGGATGCGAACCTGAAAACTGAATACGATAATCTCTATGTCTGTGACTGTTCCGTTATCCCTGAACCATGGGGATTGCCGCCGACATTTACCCTGCTCGCGTTAGGCAAGAGGCTTGCCTCACACCTGATAAACGGTGGTGCCAGACCGGTTCTTTCATGA
- a CDS encoding uroporphyrinogen decarboxylase family protein, whose amino-acid sequence MKIKKIVNSIKEKKFPQARCFPEPLIDAAAAVSSFRGQFSRLTSLERLLTTIRHKEPDRVPVAPLANAVARRIVGIPFPEYSTNAEKAAEALCASVKFVGGDLVVLLIDLSVEAADFGQEVLYPLNSTAHPNYSNPYIKDVDDYLKIRPIDFSSATRMNELVKLCGLMTEKGRCGVPISGFVYGPLEILLMMRGAKDFYKDCRNYPDHIRKACAAITETLLEFVKAQCDTGIHALTIDTLLASWNALPKKVWKNLEGDFTGEIARCARENGAFVGIHNCGDGIYFDAQIDAMKPDFISFAQLPDDCRTPQEMKEKYGDQVTLVGYVHTPTIVNGTPQEVMDEARQQIDILAKDGGFVLAPGCEYPPNIPLENAFALVKAAELYS is encoded by the coding sequence ATGAAAATCAAAAAAATTGTGAACTCAATTAAAGAAAAGAAATTCCCTCAGGCCAGATGCTTTCCGGAACCTTTGATTGACGCCGCGGCAGCTGTCAGCAGTTTCCGGGGACAATTTTCCAGGCTGACATCTCTGGAAAGGCTGCTTACCACCATTCGGCATAAAGAACCGGACAGAGTGCCGGTAGCGCCGCTCGCCAATGCCGTGGCCAGGAGAATTGTCGGTATTCCCTTTCCCGAATACTCTACCAATGCAGAAAAGGCAGCCGAGGCTTTATGCGCTTCGGTTAAATTTGTGGGCGGGGATCTGGTCGTATTATTGATCGACTTGTCGGTGGAAGCAGCCGATTTCGGCCAGGAAGTGCTCTATCCGCTGAACTCCACCGCTCATCCCAATTATTCAAATCCTTATATCAAGGATGTGGATGATTATCTGAAAATCAGGCCCATTGATTTTTCCTCGGCCACGAGAATGAACGAACTTGTCAAGTTATGTGGATTGATGACCGAAAAGGGAAGATGCGGGGTGCCGATCTCCGGGTTTGTTTACGGCCCCCTGGAAATTTTATTAATGATGCGGGGGGCAAAGGACTTTTACAAGGATTGCCGGAACTATCCTGATCATATCAGGAAAGCATGCGCCGCAATAACAGAAACCCTCCTGGAGTTTGTCAAAGCGCAATGCGATACAGGTATTCATGCCCTGACCATTGACACCCTCCTGGCTTCTTGGAACGCGCTGCCCAAAAAAGTATGGAAAAACCTCGAAGGTGACTTCACCGGTGAAATCGCCCGGTGTGCCCGGGAAAACGGAGCGTTTGTCGGTATCCATAACTGCGGAGACGGAATTTATTTTGACGCCCAGATCGACGCCATGAAGCCGGATTTTATCAGCTTTGCCCAGCTTCCGGATGACTGCCGCACGCCACAGGAAATGAAGGAAAAATATGGTGACCAGGTTACGCTGGTGGGATACGTTCATACCCCCACGATTGTCAACGGAACCCCTCAGGAGGTGATGGACGAAGCCAGGCAGCAGATCGATATTCTGGCAAAAGACGGTGGTTTTGTGCTGGCTCCCGGATGCGAATATCCACCCAATATACCGCTTGAAAATGCTTTCGCACTGGTCAAAGCGGCCGAACTGTATTCCTAA
- a CDS encoding 4Fe-4S binding protein — translation MKIFLNAIPALPKPGMLMPDELENAILSTEFLICWEETMAPYYPKNGWWGFVVRSVLRLADMDGKNKTTASNVVFQKNARMVEGMKKSKGLRSVFIDFNRFNFKTAREQGQMLKILAIFIRVIRGISIARKRYLQEITTVKYLNTTADNKFWDSVRSKADELGISLIGFAPVDEKLMCTNDHFGHLTRLYHNAIVLAMEMDYDAVEAIPDIEVGVDGIKTYADLGDATNALAKFIREQGHGAIACHPLGDVIVLAAMGVRAGLGTFGRNGLLISKEFGPRQRVSMIATTAAPLPPPNKTTDHFQDIHDFCSKCGKCVRSCPAGAIREKPLRIETYGVMSCVDAPKCIEYFYEFNSCGICIKACPFHSLGYDRLMRHKEEVPLAAAS, via the coding sequence GTTGATGCCGGACGAGTTGGAAAATGCGATTTTATCCACTGAATTCTTAATTTGTTGGGAGGAAACTATGGCACCTTATTATCCGAAAAACGGTTGGTGGGGGTTCGTGGTTCGATCGGTACTGCGTCTGGCTGACATGGACGGCAAGAATAAGACAACCGCGAGCAATGTCGTTTTTCAGAAGAATGCACGAATGGTTGAAGGGATGAAAAAGTCCAAGGGCCTGAGGTCTGTTTTTATTGATTTTAACCGATTCAACTTTAAGACTGCCAGAGAACAAGGCCAAATGTTGAAAATTTTGGCCATATTCATACGGGTGATCAGAGGTATTTCAATAGCCAGAAAAAGATACCTTCAGGAAATTACCACCGTAAAATATTTAAACACCACCGCGGACAACAAATTCTGGGATTCTGTGCGGAGTAAAGCCGATGAACTGGGAATCAGCCTGATCGGTTTCGCGCCGGTGGATGAAAAGCTGATGTGCACCAACGATCACTTCGGTCATCTTACCCGGCTTTATCACAATGCCATTGTGTTGGCCATGGAGATGGATTATGACGCCGTTGAAGCCATCCCGGACATAGAAGTCGGGGTTGACGGCATCAAAACATACGCCGACCTGGGTGATGCCACCAACGCGCTGGCTAAATTTATCAGAGAACAGGGACATGGCGCCATTGCCTGTCATCCCCTGGGTGATGTAATCGTACTGGCGGCCATGGGCGTGCGGGCCGGCCTGGGAACATTCGGCCGAAATGGGCTTCTAATTTCAAAAGAATTCGGACCGCGCCAGCGTGTCTCCATGATTGCCACCACCGCCGCACCTCTGCCACCGCCGAACAAGACGACTGATCATTTTCAGGACATCCATGACTTCTGCAGTAAATGCGGTAAATGCGTCCGATCGTGTCCGGCCGGCGCCATACGTGAAAAGCCGCTCAGAATCGAAACCTATGGCGTGATGTCATGTGTGGATGCCCCCAAATGTATCGAGTATTTTTATGAATTCAACAGTTGCGGAATCTGCATCAAGGCCTGCCCTTTTCATAGCTTGGGGTATGACCGGCTGATGCGGCACAAGGAGGAGGTACCTCTGGCAGCCGCAAGCTGA